A region from the Plasmodium berghei ANKA genome assembly, chromosome: 9 genome encodes:
- a CDS encoding prefoldin subunit 5, putative translates to MACDIEKIEDNEKENPNIVIQLNTLGLDELVSLTLKLEEEWKLIKKNYTILEGAIVTYDKCKNSVKQLNPSKYKSKNYNVFMNELEKSDLIKLPNKDATTDNKSQQVATEKNDNLNVEKKNEPLDIHIPLTSLVYIPGKIVDTENFLVHMGTNYYVQRNSDQTIEYFDNKIKKLNEKMKKIKVTLIEKRNEIELCKHYIQIKRGQQINDTNQNHQTTSVQSTA, encoded by the exons ATGGCGTGtgatatagaaaaaattgaaGATAACGAAAAAGAAAACCCCAATATAGTGATCCAATTAAATACATTAGGACTTGATGAATTAGTTTCATTAACTTTAAAGTTAGAAGAG GAATGgaaattgataaaaaaaaattataccaTTTTAGAAGGTGCTATAGTAACTTATGATAAATGCAAAAATTCAGTAAAACAATTAAATccttcaaaatataaaagcaAGAATTATAATGTATTTATGAATGAACTCGAAAAATCagatttaataaaattgccTAATAAAGATGCAACCACTGATAATAAAAGTCAACAAGTTGCTACAGagaaaaatgataatttgaatgtggaaaaaaaaaacgaaccTCTGGATATTCATATCCCATTGACATCTTTAGTATATATACCAG GAAAAATTGTTGACACGGAAAATTTTTTAGTGCATATGGGCACCAATTATTATGTTCAAAGAAATTCTGATCAAACAATagaatattttgataataaaataaaaaaattaaatgaaaaaatgaaaaaaattaaagttACATTGatagaaaaaagaaatgaaaTAGAATTATGTAAGCATTATATTCAGATTAAAAGAGGACAGCAAATAAATGATACTAATCAAAACCACCAAACTACATCAGTACAAAGTACAGCTTAA
- a CDS encoding multiprotein-bridging factor 1, putative has product MQHQDIKPVIWNKNDRKPKPKNIEEARKLGIDVEIEKKFLGGKNKSCKGNLIIENKAKIEQETENFKIDRVTPAFSRALQQARMSKKLTQVQLARLVNEPESVIKEYENGKAIPNNMIIQKLNRVLGVNLPSPKKK; this is encoded by the coding sequence ATGCAACACCAAGATATTAAGCCAGTTATTTGGAATAAAAATGACAGAAAACCCAAACCAAAGAATATCGAAGAGGCTCGTAAATTAGGCATAGATGttgaaattgaaaaaaaatttttaggaggtaaaaataaatcatgtAAAggaaatttaataatagaaaataaagcTAAAATTGAACAAGAAACAGagaattttaaaatagatAGAGTTACACCTGCTTTTTCAAGAGCTTTACAACAAGCCCGAATGagcaaaaaattaacacaAGTACAATTAGCACGACTTGTCAATGAACCTGAAAGCGTTATTaaagaatatgaaaatgGTAAAGCAATACCTAACAATATGATTATTCAAAAGCTAAATAGAGTACTAGGTGTTAATTTGCCAtctccaaaaaaaaaataa